In Cryptosporangium phraense, the sequence TCATCGTCACCGAGGACGCCGATCTCGAGGCCGCGGTGGACGGCGCGATGATCGCGAAGTTCCGGGGCGGCGGCCAGGCGTGCACGGCGGCCAACCGGTTCTACGTCCACCGGAACGTCGTCGAGGAATTCACGGCGCGGTTCGGCGTGCGCCTGGAGGCGCTGACCGTCGGACCGGCGGCGGACTCCTCCGACGTCGGACCGCTGATCTCTCCGACGGCGGTGCAGACGGTCACCGGGCTGGTCGACCGGGCCGTGGCCGCGGGCGCACGGGTCGTGGCCCGGGCGGAGGTCCCGGCGAACGGCGGGTACTTCTACCCGCCGACCGCCCTCCGCCTGCCGGACGATGCCCGGCTCGCGACCAGCGAGATCCTCGACGCCGAGATCTTCGGGCCGGTCGCGACGATCGTCGCCTGGACCGACGAGGACGCGATGCTCGCGGACGCGAACGCCTCCGAGATGGGTTTGGCCGCCTACGTGTACGCCGGTGACCTCGGTCGCGCGGTGCGGATCGGCGAGGCGCTCGAGGCCGGGATGGTCGGCGTCAACCGCGGCCTGGTGTCGGACCCGGCCGCGCCGTTCGGCGGGATGAAGCAGTCCGGGCTCGGCCGCGAAGGCGCCCGGGCCGGGCTGGAGGAGTTCACCGAGACGCAGTACCTGTCGGTCGACTGGCCATAATCGCCGGTATGACCGACGTGCTGATCATCGGCGGCGGGCCGACCGGGTTGCTGCTCGCCGCCGAGCTCCGGCTACATGGCGTCGACGTCGTCGTGCTGGAGAAGGAGGCGGAGCCGACGCCGTTCGTGCGGTCGCTCGGGCTGCACGTCCGCAGCATCGAGATCCTCGACCAGCGCGGGCTGCTCGACCGGTTCCTCGCGCACGGCACCGAGTACCGCGGCGGCGGGCTGTTCGCGGGCATTCCGCTGCGGTGGCCGGAGGCGATCGACACGGAGCACGGCTACGTGCTCGGGATCCCGCAGACGACCACCGACCGGCTCCTGGAGGAGCACGCGGTCGAGGTCGGGGCGGTCGTCCGGCGCGGGTCGGCCGTGGTGGGGGTCACCCAGAGCGACACCGAGGTGGTCGCGGAGCTCGCCGGCGGGACCGCACTGCGGGCGCAATTCCTGATCGGGTGCGACGGCGGGCGCAGCACGGTCCGCAAGCTGCTCGGCATCGGGTTCCCCGGCGACCCGACCACCGTCGAGACGCTGACCGGCGAGATGGAGGCCACCGACGACCCGGAGACGATCGCCGCCGTCGTGGCCGAGGTCCGGAAGACCCAGCGCGGCTTCGGCGTCGGCCCGGTCGGGGGTGGCGCGTTCCGGGTCGTGGTTCCCTCGGACGAGGTGCGCGACGCGCCCCCGACGATCGACGACATCCGACGGCGGTTGCGCGCGGTCGCCGGAACCGACTTCGGCGTGCACTCGCCGCGCTGGCTGTCCCGCTTCGGCAACGCGACCCGGCTGGCCGACGCCTACCGGGCGGGCCGGGTGTTCCTGGCCGGCGACGCGGCCCACGTCCACCCGCCGGTGGGCGGGCAGGGGCTCAACCTCGGCCTCCAGGATGCGTTCAACCTGGGCTGGAAGCTGGCCGGCGCGGTCGCCGGCTGGGCCCCGCCCGGGCTGCTCGACACGTACGAGGCCGAGCGGCGGCCGGTCGCGGCCGACGTGCTGGACTTCACCCGGGCCCAGAGCGAACTGCTGCGCACCGAGCCCGGCCCGCTGGCGCTGCGGTCGCTGATCGGCGACCTGATGGCGTTCGAGGACGTGAACCGGTACCTGATCGAGCGGCTGACCGCGATCGGCGTCCGGTATCCGCTCGGTCCCGGGCTGGGTGCGCGGCTGCGTGACGTGGCGCTCCCGCAGGGCCGCCTGTACGCGCTGATGCGCAGCGGGCGCGGAATGCTGCTCGACGCGGCCGGGACGCTGTCGGTGGCCGGATGGGCGGACCGCGTCGACTACGTGGCCGGCGGCGACCGGACCGTGCTGCTCCGGCCGGACGGATACGTCGCCTGGACCGGCGATTCTGCCGAAGACCTGCGGGACGCGTTGGCGCGATGGTTCGGTACTGGTCGGTAACTAGTTGAGGGAGCTCTCGTGCGCGCTGTGCAGATCACCGGTCTCGACGGTCCGTCGGCCCTGCAGGTGGTGGACGTCGACGAGCCGGTCGCCGACGGCTCGGCGGTCGTCGTCGACGTGCACGTGGCCGGCGTGACGTTCCCCGAGGTGCTGCAGAGCCGGGGCGAGTACCAGATCAAGCCGCCGCTGCCGTTCGTGCCGGGGTCGGAGGTCGCCGGCGTCGTGCGGTCCGGCCCGGGGTTCACGCCCGGCCAGCGGGTCGCCGCGTTCCCCGGGCTGGGCGGGTTCGCCGAGGTCGCGGCCGTGAGCCCGGGCGCGGTGTTCCCGCTGCCCGACGCGGTGTCGTTCGAGGCCGGGGCCGCGCTGCCGATGAACTACCTGACCGTGCACTTCGGACTCGTCCGCCGGGGGCAGCTGCGGAAGGGCGAGACGGTGCTGGTGCACGGCGCGGCCGGTGGCGTCGGAACCGCGGCCGTGCAGCTCGCGTCGGCGCTCGGGGCGCGGGTGATCGCGGTAGTGTCGTCGGACGACAAGATCGCGACCGCGAAGGCGGCCGGGGCCGACGAGGTCGTCCTGGCCGACGGGTTCAAGGACGCGGTGAAGGGGCTGACCGGCGGGCGGGGCGTCGACCTGGTCGTCGACCCGGTCGGCGGCGACCGGTTCACCGACTCGCTGCGCAGCCTGGCCGTCGAGGGCCGGCTGCTGGTCATCGGGTTCACCGGCGGGGAGATCCCGCAGGTGAAGGTCAACCGGCTGCTGCTGAACAACATCAGCGTGGTGGGCGTCGGGTGGGGCGCGTTCTGGATGGGCCGGCCGGAGTACCTGCAGGAGCAGTGGGCCGACCTGCTGCCGCTGCTCGAGGCCGGGAAGCTGGCCCCGGTGCTCGGCCGGTCGTTCGCGCTGGAGGACGCCTCGGCCGCCCTGCTCGAGCTCGACGAGCGGCGGGCTACCGGAAAGGTGCTGCTCCGCGTCCGCTGAGTGGCCGGTTCTCCAGCGCGAAGCTGACCTCGACGATCGTCTCGGTGGAGTCGAGCGAGCAGCCGGTGAGCTCCTCGAACCGGCGCAGACGGTAGCGCAGCGTGTTGACGTGCACCGGGATCGCCCGGGCGGCCCGCGGGACGTTGCGGTCCTCGGCCAGGTAGGCGGCGACCGCCTCGAGGATCAGCTCGCCGAACGGGCCCTGCCCGGCGAGCGGCGCCAGGTACCGCTCGTGGAATATCCGGTTCACCTCGACGGCCCCGGCCGCGGCGGCCCGCCAGCTCAGCCCGGGCAGCGTCCGGACGCCGGTGAGGCCGAGCGCGGTGGCGGCGGTGAGCACGGTCCGGGCGGTGCGGAACGACCGGGGCAGCTCGGCCGGCGGCACCGCCGGGCCCAGCGCGATCAGCAGGTCGTCGCCCACGGTCTCCGGGACGAACGACACCACCCCGACGCACTGGGCGCCGATCACCGTGAGCACGCCGGAATGCCGGGCCGCCTGACGCTGCAGCTCGCGCAGGTGCGCGGCCTCGGCGGGCAGGGCCCGGAGCGCGCGGTACTGGGCCGCCGGGTCGAGCAGCAGCGTCGAGGCGGCGGTGACCAGCTCGGTGCCCTCGAGCGTCCCGTCGAGGAGCCCGAGCAGGAACGACTGGGCCCGCCGGGCCTGCTCCAGCGCGCCCTCGATGTCCGACTGCCGGTAGATCTCGACGACGTTCGCGGTGTAGGCGTCGCTGTACGACCAGAGCAGGGTCAGCGCGTCGACGCCGGCCCCGGCCTCGAGCACGGCGTCCCGGACCGCGCCCATCGTGAACCGGAACGCGTGCATGATGTCGTGGATCGGGACGCCCTGCTTGGCCCGGGCCCGGGACGACTCCTCGGCCTGGGTGATGTCGGCCGGGGGCGGGACGACGCCGGTGCGCAGCAAGACGCCGACGTCCGCGACGATCTCGCGCACCGAGGCCTCGACGTCGGCCCGCCGGACGCGCTCGTACGTCGGGATCGAGGCAGAGATCTCCCGGTACACCTGCTCGGCGATCGCGTCCGCCCGGTCTTCCAGCACGGTTCCGAGCGTAGGTCGTCGGCGGTTGTCCGTGGATCCAATTGTTCTGGGGCAGAGATGTAGTGCGGGACGATGAGTTCTCCGGCCGGGATTCCTAGCGTTCTCGGCATGCCACTTCCTGCGAATCCTCCCCGCGATCCGAGCTCGCCGTTCGCGTCGATGCGGGCTCACCACACGGGCATCCGCTATCCCGACTTCGAGGACGCCCGGTCGTTCTGGGTCGACAAGCTCGACTGGCGGATCCTCCAGACCTGGCCCTACGGCGACCTGACCCTCGCCTACGTCATGCCGCCCGACCAGGACGACTTCCACCTGGAGATCCTGGCCGGGCCGGGTGCGGGCCCGCAGCCGATGTTCGCCGACGTCGACGAGAGCCTGAGCGTCGGTGGGTTGAACCACGTCTGCATCGAGGTCGTCAGCGTCGACAAGACCCTGGAGGAGCTGCGGGCCCGGGGCGTCGACATCGTCGACGAGCCGTTCGAGATCGAGGCCATCAGCGCGCGGCTGGCGTTCTTCCGCGATCCCTGGGGCAACATGTTCGAGCTGTCGGAACGTCTGCCTTAGAGCAGACCGTCCCAGACCGCGCGTTCGGCCGAACGGGGGTCGTCGACCGGCGTCACGGTCTCGGTGAGGATGCCGGTCGTACGCCGGTCGACGGTGTACGGAGCCCAGCCCGGATCACCGTCGGTGATGAACCGGACCCAGACCGCGTGGGTCGAGTCCGCGACCGCCCGCGAGGGCGCGCCACCGAGGATCGGGACGATCGACGGATCGTCGATCGTGTCGAAGACGAACGGGATCTCGACCGCGTGCGCGCTGCCGTAGCCGTGGTTCTCCTCCGGGAACGGCCGGTCGAAGACGTACGCGAACGTGGTGCCCTGGTGCGCCTCGGCCAGCCGGATCGCCGGGACGCCGAAGTACCAGTCGCTGACCACCTGGGCCAGCAGGTCGCCGGGGGAGGCGTCGGGCTCGGCGCGGCGGTAGGGCTCCAGCCCCTCCGGCCCGAGGCCGTAGGCCGCGGCCCCGGCGACCAGCTCGGCTTCGCCGATCAGGTCGAGCGTCCCGCCCGCCACCAGGAACAGCCGGGCCTCCTGCCGGTTGCTGCCCAGCAGAATGCGGACGTTTCTCGAGGCGCCGGCTCTGACCGCGTCCAGTGGGTGCTGGGGAAGAACGACCCCGTCGACGACCGGCGCGAACACCAGGACGCGGGCGGCCAGGGCGCCGTACTTCTCCGGGTCGGGCACCGCCTGGGCGTCGTTGTGGAACTCCTCGGCCGCCTTGACCAGGACGTCCAGTTCGACGGCGGCGATCGCCTCGCGGGTCGCGTCGACCCCGAGCCGCTCGGCCAGCGAGCGGGAGACGGTCAGGCCGACCTTGGGCGGGAGCGTGTGGGCGGTCGCGCCGGACTCGGTGATCGCCTGGGCGAACAGCCCGGCCGCGCTCGGGAGCGCGAGGAGCGTCGAGACGCTCATCGCACCGGCCGACTCGCCCGCGACCGTGACGCGGTCCGGATCGCCGCCGAACGCGGCGATGTTGTCACGGACCCAGCGCAGGGCGGCGACCTGGTCCTGGAGGCCGAGGTTGGCGTTGTTCTCGTCGTTCTCGAAGTAGAGCGAGCCGTCGGGGCCGAGCCGGTAGTTGATCGTCACGGTCACGACGCCGTCGCGGGCGAAGGCCGTGCCGTCGTAGGCCGAGACCGAGCCGGAGCCGTTGACGAACGCGCCGCCGTGGATCCAGACCAGGACCGGTAGGCCCTGCGCGCCGGTCGGCGTCCAGACGTTGAGGTTCAGGCACTCGTCGCCGGGGATGACGACCTCGGGGAACAGCGGCGCGTACTGCTCGGGGTAGTCGCCCTTGGGGACGGTGGGCCCGTACGCGGTGGCGTCGCGGACGCCGTCCCAGCCGACGACCGCCGCGGGCGGGCGCATCCGGTTGGCGCCGAACGGCGGCGCCGCGTAGGGCACGCCCAGGAAGCGGGACACGCCGTCGTCGGTGGCCCCCCGAATCACGCCGCCTGTCACCCGAACCTCGACCATGACAGCTCCTTTGCTCCACGTCAC encodes:
- a CDS encoding PucR family transcriptional regulator — encoded protein: MLEDRADAIAEQVYREISASIPTYERVRRADVEASVREIVADVGVLLRTGVVPPPADITQAEESSRARAKQGVPIHDIMHAFRFTMGAVRDAVLEAGAGVDALTLLWSYSDAYTANVVEIYRQSDIEGALEQARRAQSFLLGLLDGTLEGTELVTAASTLLLDPAAQYRALRALPAEAAHLRELQRQAARHSGVLTVIGAQCVGVVSFVPETVGDDLLIALGPAVPPAELPRSFRTARTVLTAATALGLTGVRTLPGLSWRAAAAGAVEVNRIFHERYLAPLAGQGPFGELILEAVAAYLAEDRNVPRAARAIPVHVNTLRYRLRRFEELTGCSLDSTETIVEVSFALENRPLSGRGAAPFR
- a CDS encoding NADPH:quinone oxidoreductase family protein — protein: MRAVQITGLDGPSALQVVDVDEPVADGSAVVVDVHVAGVTFPEVLQSRGEYQIKPPLPFVPGSEVAGVVRSGPGFTPGQRVAAFPGLGGFAEVAAVSPGAVFPLPDAVSFEAGAALPMNYLTVHFGLVRRGQLRKGETVLVHGAAGGVGTAAVQLASALGARVIAVVSSDDKIATAKAAGADEVVLADGFKDAVKGLTGGRGVDLVVDPVGGDRFTDSLRSLAVEGRLLVIGFTGGEIPQVKVNRLLLNNISVVGVGWGAFWMGRPEYLQEQWADLLPLLEAGKLAPVLGRSFALEDASAALLELDERRATGKVLLRVR
- a CDS encoding carboxylesterase/lipase family protein; this encodes MVEVRVTGGVIRGATDDGVSRFLGVPYAAPPFGANRMRPPAAVVGWDGVRDATAYGPTVPKGDYPEQYAPLFPEVVIPGDECLNLNVWTPTGAQGLPVLVWIHGGAFVNGSGSVSAYDGTAFARDGVVTVTINYRLGPDGSLYFENDENNANLGLQDQVAALRWVRDNIAAFGGDPDRVTVAGESAGAMSVSTLLALPSAAGLFAQAITESGATAHTLPPKVGLTVSRSLAERLGVDATREAIAAVELDVLVKAAEEFHNDAQAVPDPEKYGALAARVLVFAPVVDGVVLPQHPLDAVRAGASRNVRILLGSNRQEARLFLVAGGTLDLIGEAELVAGAAAYGLGPEGLEPYRRAEPDASPGDLLAQVVSDWYFGVPAIRLAEAHQGTTFAYVFDRPFPEENHGYGSAHAVEIPFVFDTIDDPSIVPILGGAPSRAVADSTHAVWVRFITDGDPGWAPYTVDRRTTGILTETVTPVDDPRSAERAVWDGLL
- a CDS encoding VOC family protein — its product is MPLPANPPRDPSSPFASMRAHHTGIRYPDFEDARSFWVDKLDWRILQTWPYGDLTLAYVMPPDQDDFHLEILAGPGAGPQPMFADVDESLSVGGLNHVCIEVVSVDKTLEELRARGVDIVDEPFEIEAISARLAFFRDPWGNMFELSERLP
- a CDS encoding FAD-dependent monooxygenase, with amino-acid sequence MTDVLIIGGGPTGLLLAAELRLHGVDVVVLEKEAEPTPFVRSLGLHVRSIEILDQRGLLDRFLAHGTEYRGGGLFAGIPLRWPEAIDTEHGYVLGIPQTTTDRLLEEHAVEVGAVVRRGSAVVGVTQSDTEVVAELAGGTALRAQFLIGCDGGRSTVRKLLGIGFPGDPTTVETLTGEMEATDDPETIAAVVAEVRKTQRGFGVGPVGGGAFRVVVPSDEVRDAPPTIDDIRRRLRAVAGTDFGVHSPRWLSRFGNATRLADAYRAGRVFLAGDAAHVHPPVGGQGLNLGLQDAFNLGWKLAGAVAGWAPPGLLDTYEAERRPVAADVLDFTRAQSELLRTEPGPLALRSLIGDLMAFEDVNRYLIERLTAIGVRYPLGPGLGARLRDVALPQGRLYALMRSGRGMLLDAAGTLSVAGWADRVDYVAGGDRTVLLRPDGYVAWTGDSAEDLRDALARWFGTGR